One segment of Engraulis encrasicolus isolate BLACKSEA-1 chromosome 7, IST_EnEncr_1.0, whole genome shotgun sequence DNA contains the following:
- the LOC134452014 gene encoding tripartite motif-containing protein 14-like, producing the protein MKYGLTDLTFNKDTANYFLYVSDDLLTVQRQKKEQRYKPHPLRFTREHQVLSNDCVSHGRHQWELEAEGLWDIAVTYKEITTVSAISSRSSRLFGDNLVSWSVAHVGDGKVFAYHAGVREKIDAFLTSSWSYNRIVVVVDFQMGLITFSEVDGRWRHLHTFKVDLDRPVCLGVGLFSLALPSSVSVKEIDFF; encoded by the exons ATGAAGTATGGCTTAACTG ATCTCACCTTTAATAAAGACACGGCAAACTATTTTCTGTATGTGTCTGACGATCTCCTCACGGTCCAACGCCAGAAGAAAGAACAGCGCTACAAACCACACCCCTTACGATTCACGAGGGAGCACCAAGTCCTGTCCAACGACTGTGTGTCACATGGTAGACATCAGTGGGAACTGGAGGCAGAGGGGCTCTGGGACATTGCTGTCACCTACAAGGAAATCACCACAGTATCTGCAATATCATCAAGATCATCAAGACTCTTCGGTGACAACTTGGTGTCTTGGAGTGTTGCGCACGTGGGTGATGGGAAAGTCTTTGCCTACCACGCAGGGGTGCGGGAGAAAATAGATGCATTCTTGACATCATCCTGGTCGTACAACCGTATTGTTGTGGTAGTGGACTTTCAAATGGGCCTAATCACTTTCAGTGAGGTGGACGGCAGGTGGAGACACCTGCATACGTTCAAAGTCGACCTTGATCGGCCCGTGTGCCTAGGAGTGGGACTGTTTTCGCTAGCGCTCCCCAGTTCAGTCTCTGTGAAAGAGATTGATTTCTTTTAG
- the LOC134451728 gene encoding tripartite motif-containing protein 14-like: protein MAQSIEMCLPKDQLKKRLTCLVCKDIFKDPYQLPCPTLNKYTANPFLHVSDDLLTVRRLKNPQYYPPHPLRFTEDPQVLSTQCASHGRHYWELEAEGSWDIAVTYETITTTLSAFGTDAQSWSLRHDSKGRLFAYHTGERQRIHKSLTHNTIGVVVDFYEGEIIFKEMGTTYNHLHTFEVDLNQPVCLGLGLFRPDLNTTISVKKNYSG from the exons ATGGCGCAGTCCATAGAAATGTGTTTGCCAAAGGACCAGCTGAAAAAACGGCTGACCTGCCTGGTCTGCAAGGACATCTTCAAAGATCCTTACCAGCTGCCTT GCCCCACCCTGAATAAATACACGGCCAACCCTTTCCTGCATGTGTCTGATGATCTCCTCACGGTTCGGAGGCTGAAGAACCCCCAATACTACCCTCCACACCCCTTACGATTCACAGAGGATCCCCAGGTCTTGTCCACCCAGTGTGCATCACATGGCAGACACTACTGGGAGCTGGAGGCAGAGGGCTCCTGGGACATCGCTGTGACCTACGAGACCATCACCACAACATTAAGTGCATTTGGGACAGACGCGCAATCTTGGAGTCTGAGGCATGATAGCAAAGGGCGCCTCTTTGCCTACCACACAGGAGAAAGGCAAAGAATACACAAATCCctgacacacaacacaattgGGGTAGTAGTTGACTTTTATGAAGGTGAAATCATTTTCAAAGAGATGGGTACCACATATAACCACCTGCACACATTCGAAGTCGACCTAAACCAGCCCGTGTGTCTTGGACTAGGACTGTTTCGGCCAGACCTCAACACCACAATTTCTGTGAAGAAGAACTATTCTGGATGA